The genomic interval GACGACGCCAGGTCTATCGTCACCTTCGGCTGCATACGCTGCTTCGTCGATTGCTTCCTCTTTGCTACTGTATTGATCGATGATTTCATCGTCTTTGCCGATGCGAACGACCCACTCGTCGTTGTCATGGTCGAACTCGACGATGAATGGAATTTTGCTGACCATTGTTTGATTCACTATTATTCATTAATTGAGTCTTTTGTGTTCGGTCTGTGCTCTCGAACTGAACTCGAGAAGACCTCCGTCCCTCAGCGGGTCTCAAAAAACACGTCGGCACCTAGATGTGAATAGGGTTGTTAGTCAGAGGATGATAACGTCTC from Natrinema sp. HArc-T2 carries:
- a CDS encoding DUF2188 domain-containing protein is translated as MVSKIPFIVEFDHDNDEWVVRIGKDDEIIDQYSSKEEAIDEAAYAAEGDDRPGVVVFTEIGEYSHFVENPQFWSGGYWEHC